In a genomic window of Styela clava chromosome 7, kaStyClav1.hap1.2, whole genome shotgun sequence:
- the LOC120330861 gene encoding uncharacterized protein LOC120330861, which translates to MASSMTEIVTSPVAKHRKSAFGFEPSYEKRWDSVMQLQTSQKKTPHRYQQSPVFSRKVHSCPSEKIEPKHHHHRRRHHTDSRRHHTESRRHHAVSESDKSDVTCDERVHLLSSLPWRKSTDSDSSSNSSNDDLSSGRNFGGYSPFFSHRLDDNLERERTRSVSATSKPLFLRRGKQRARSQGSSPIPRRKYEPGIPPISLAIPNYANQGNSHMSYKTTMHIENQKASASSPGHVLSPIEDPVTPQAGTTEFITVPMVHVTGEHLTENHVHHSTLVGANNPTGFLQVPPLDGSGSHATHSPHTLRKFLGLQTEEIPPTGLTETDILQSRLLSRRFSSSSESSTSTLT; encoded by the exons ATGGCGTCGTCAATGACTGAAATAGTTACGTCACCTGTTGCTAAGCATAGAAAAAGTGCTTTTGGATTTGAACCGTCGTATGAAAAGAGATGGGACAGCGTCATGCAATTGCAGACGTCACAAAAGAAAACGCCGCATAG GTACCAACAATCACCCGTCTTCTCACGAAAAGTTCATTCTTGTCCTTCGGAGAAAATTGAACCAAAGCATCATCACCACCGTAGGCGCCATCATACAGATTCACGACGTCATCATACAGAATCACGGCGCCATCATGCTGTATCTGAGAGCGATAAATCTGATGTGACTTGCGATGAACGCGTACATTTACTTTCAAGTTTGCCGTGGCGAAAGTCGACTGACAGCGACAGCTCGAGCAATTCTTCAAATGACGATCTCTCATCAGGGAGGAATTTTGGAGGGTATTCCCCTTTTTTCTCTCATAGACTAGATGATAATCTGGAGAGGGAACGCACTCGCAGCGTTTCTGCAACGTCGAAACCTCTTTTTCTCAGGCGAGGGAAGCAGAGAGCTCGATCACAAGGATCCTCCCCAATCCCACGAAGAAAATATGAGCCGGGAATTCCCCCAATTTCTCTTGCCATTCCAAACTATGCAAATCAGGGAAATTCCCACATGTCATATAAAACAACAATGCATATAGAAAACCAAAAAGCATCAGCTTCCTCCCCGGGTCACGTCCTTAGCCCCATTGAAGACCCCGTTACCCCGCAAGCTGGGACAACCGAGTTTATCACTGTGCCCATGGTCCATGTCACCGGAGAACATTTAACGGAAAACCATGTCCATCATTCAACACTAGTTGGAGCTAATAATCCGACTGGTTTCTTACAAGTACCACCACTAGATGGATCAGGGAGTCATGCTACGCACAGCCCGCATACTTTGCGTAAATTCCTCGGACTGCAAACAGAAGAAATTCCTCCCACAGGTCTGACAGAAACAGATATCTTACAATCTCGTCTCTTATCTCGGCGATTCTCTTCCAGTAGCGAGTCCAGCACTAGCACTCTGACATGA